A single genomic interval of Trichocoleus sp. harbors:
- a CDS encoding alpha-D-glucose phosphate-specific phosphoglucomutase — MNIRIVATTPYPDQKPGTSGLRKPVRTFQQFRYLENFTQAIFDTLPLAGASLPAGQTLILGGDGRYYNRVAIQVILKMAAANGFARVKVGRGGILSTPAVSHLIRKYQTIGGIILSASHNPGGIQGDFGIKFNTANGGPALEKVTEAIYARSQVIDAFKIMEASDVDLDRLGETRLGQMIVEVIDPVADYADLMESLFDFDRIRALLQSSFQIKIDALHAVTGPYAHYLFEQRLGALHSVQNGIPLEDFGGGHPDPNLVYAHELVELLFGNSAPDFGAASDGDGDRNMILGRRFFVTPSDSLAVLTANAHLVPGYRAGLAGVARSMPTSAAVDRVAAKLGIDCYETPTGWKFFGNLLDAGKITLCGEESFGTGSNHIREKDGLWAVLFWLNILAVRRQSVAQIVQDHWQTYGRNYYARHDYESIDIDRAQTLITELRQALPTLKGKRFGQLEIQQADDFAYHDPIDGSTTEQQGIRIIFPDGRIVFRLSGTGTQGATLRIYFERYEPHQHDLESQQALAELVSIAQEIAQISAKTGMAQPTVIT; from the coding sequence ATGAACATCCGCATCGTTGCCACAACGCCCTACCCCGACCAAAAACCTGGTACCTCTGGTCTTCGAAAACCAGTACGAACGTTTCAGCAGTTTCGCTATTTAGAAAACTTTACGCAAGCAATATTTGATACATTGCCTCTCGCTGGGGCAAGCCTTCCGGCAGGGCAAACGCTGATTCTAGGAGGAGATGGGCGCTACTACAACCGCGTGGCGATTCAAGTCATTCTCAAAATGGCAGCAGCGAATGGCTTTGCTCGGGTGAAAGTGGGACGAGGCGGCATTCTCTCTACACCAGCCGTTTCCCATCTGATTCGGAAATATCAAACGATCGGCGGAATTATTCTCTCTGCCAGCCATAATCCGGGCGGCATTCAGGGTGATTTTGGCATCAAGTTCAATACGGCGAACGGTGGCCCTGCTCTAGAGAAGGTGACAGAGGCAATTTATGCTCGGAGCCAAGTGATCGATGCGTTCAAAATCATGGAAGCCAGTGATGTTGATCTCGATCGCCTAGGTGAAACGCGCCTCGGACAGATGATTGTTGAAGTGATCGATCCGGTTGCCGACTATGCCGACTTAATGGAGTCGTTGTTTGACTTCGATCGAATTCGGGCGCTTCTGCAAAGCAGCTTTCAAATCAAAATTGATGCGCTTCATGCCGTTACCGGACCCTATGCCCATTATTTGTTTGAGCAACGGCTCGGCGCACTCCACAGCGTCCAAAATGGCATTCCTTTAGAAGACTTTGGCGGCGGGCATCCTGACCCCAATCTAGTCTATGCTCATGAACTCGTTGAGTTGTTGTTTGGCAACTCCGCTCCTGATTTTGGCGCAGCTTCAGATGGGGATGGCGATCGTAATATGATTTTGGGTCGCCGCTTTTTTGTGACACCGAGTGATAGTCTGGCTGTTCTCACGGCAAATGCTCATCTGGTTCCGGGTTATCGAGCCGGTCTGGCAGGCGTTGCCCGTTCCATGCCCACCAGTGCTGCGGTCGATCGGGTGGCGGCAAAGCTAGGGATAGACTGCTACGAAACGCCGACTGGCTGGAAGTTTTTCGGCAATTTGCTGGATGCAGGCAAAATTACGCTCTGTGGCGAAGAAAGTTTTGGCACAGGCTCCAATCATATCCGTGAAAAAGATGGGCTGTGGGCTGTGCTGTTCTGGCTAAACATCTTAGCAGTGCGGCGGCAGTCTGTGGCGCAAATTGTCCAAGACCACTGGCAAACCTATGGTCGCAATTACTATGCCCGTCACGATTATGAAAGCATTGACATCGATCGTGCCCAAACCCTGATCACCGAGCTGCGGCAGGCACTTCCTACTCTAAAAGGCAAACGCTTCGGGCAATTAGAGATTCAACAAGCAGACGACTTCGCCTATCATGACCCGATCGATGGCAGCACGACTGAACAGCAGGGTATCCGGATTATCTTTCCTGATGGGCGAATTGTCTTTCGGCTCTCTGGCACAGGCACCCAAGGCGCAACTCTGCGAATCTATTTTGAGCGATATGAACCCCATCAACACGATTTAGAAAGCCAGCAAGCTCTGGCAGAACTGGTGTCGATCGCCCAGGAAATCGCGCAAATTTCAGCGAAAACCGGAATGGCTCAACCTACTGTAATTACGTAA
- a CDS encoding rhodanese-like domain-containing protein yields MGNWLRSIAWKLLIRAIRRKFPTVQQISTQELANWLGQARTKPLLLDVRSPEEYAVSHLPDAQRIDPYTQDFRAFEGISTDRPIVAYCSVGYRSARLCDRLQAAGYENVRNLEGSIFQWVNEGRSVERAGQPVQTVHPYNARWGLLLQKKHWFEPVKHYTKPTERSSA; encoded by the coding sequence ATGGGTAACTGGCTCCGATCGATCGCCTGGAAGCTTCTGATTCGAGCAATTCGGCGGAAATTTCCAACTGTGCAGCAAATCTCTACCCAAGAACTAGCTAATTGGCTGGGACAAGCCAGAACCAAGCCGCTGCTGCTCGACGTTCGATCGCCAGAAGAATATGCTGTCAGCCATTTGCCAGATGCGCAGCGCATTGACCCCTATACTCAAGACTTTCGCGCTTTTGAGGGCATTTCAACCGACAGGCCGATCGTCGCTTATTGTTCAGTGGGCTATCGGTCAGCGCGGTTATGCGATCGGTTGCAGGCAGCAGGGTATGAGAACGTGAGAAACCTGGAAGGATCGATTTTTCAATGGGTAAACGAGGGGCGTTCTGTGGAGCGAGCAGGACAGCCTGTCCAGACCGTTCATCCTTATAATGCGCGTTGGGGCTTGCTGCTACAAAAAAAACACTGGTTTGAGCCAGTAAAGCATTACACTAAACCGACAGAACGATCGTCCGCCTAG